One region of Emys orbicularis isolate rEmyOrb1 chromosome 4, rEmyOrb1.hap1, whole genome shotgun sequence genomic DNA includes:
- the SIRT3 gene encoding NAD-dependent protein deacetylase sirtuin-3, mitochondrial has translation MSLGLRFRVAAVRNVFPAASLHGFTAWRNLWICSQRNHPRRPVGSMGGRNLPLASLGSGFIPTSGTSLQREPLECHGEMAIACGARRIQGARLVSLSTAATGIFGISRGGDGSGNRKLTLQDVAELIQKKECHRMVVMAGAGISTPSGIPDFRSPGSGLYSNLQQYNIPYPEAIFEIAYFFHNPKPFFTLAKELYPGNYRPNYSHYFLRLLHDKGLLLRLYTQNIDGLERIAGIPLDKLVEAHGTFATATCTACRRSYLGEDFRGDVMADKIPHCPVCTGLIKPDIVFFGEELPHRFFLHVTDFPMADVLFIIGTSLEVQPFASLADAVRSSIPRVLINRDLVGPFAYQPQYNDVALLGDVISGVEKFVELMGWKEEMQELIRRETEKLDAKDN, from the exons ATGAGCCTGGGGTTACGGTTCAGAGTCGCGGCTGTTAGAAATGTGTTTCCTGCTGCGAGTCTTCATGGATTCACGG CCTGGCGGAATCTCTGGATATGCAGTCAGAGAAATCATCCCAGGAGGCCTGTTGGCTCCATGGGGGGCAGAAATCTTCCCTTAGCTTCCTTGGGATCTGGCTTCATCCCCACAAGTGGAACTTCCCTGCAGAGGGAGCCTCTGGAATGCCATGGAGAGATGGCAATTGCCTGTGGAGCAAG AAGGATCCAGGGGGCCAGACTGGTCTCCTTATCCACTGCTGCCACGGGCATCTTTGGGATCAGCCGAGGAGGAGATGGCAGTGGAAACCGGAAGCTCACCCTGCAGGACGTGGCAGAATTAATTCAGAAGAAGGAGTGTCACCGGATGGTAGTGATGGCTGGAGCTGGGATCAGTACACCCAGCGGCATCCCAGATTTTAG GTCTCCTGGAAGTGGCCTGTACAGTAACCTTCAGCAGTACAACATTCCCTATCCAGAAGCCATCTTTGAAATTGCCTACTTCTTCCACAATCCTAAGCCCTTTTTCACTTTGGCCAAGGAGTTgtaccctggcaattacaggcccaACTACTCCCATTACTTCTTGCGACTCCTGCATGACAAGGGGCTCCTTCTGCGTCTGTACACCCAGAACATTGACGGGCTGGAAAGAA TTGCTGGGATCCCTCTTGATAAACTGGTGGAGGCTCATGGCACCTTCGCCACTGCCACATGTACCGCCTGTCGGAGATCCTACCTGGGTGAGGACTTCAGG GGAGATGTGATGGCAGACAAAATCCCCCACTGCCCAGTCTGCACTGGACTCATCAAACCTGACATTGTGTTCTTTGGAGAGGAGCTCCCACACCGGTTCTTCCTGCACGTGACAGATTTCCCCATGGCAGATGTGCTCTTTATCATTGGAACCTCCCTCGAG gTGCAGCCCTTTGCCAGTCTGGCAGATGCAGTCCGCAGCTCTATTCCTCGTGTGCTGATCAATCGAGACCTGGTGGGACCATTTGCGTACCAGCCACAGTACAATGATGTGGCCCTGCTGGGAGACGTGATCAGTGGGGTGGAGAAGTTTGTGGAGCTGATGGGCTGGAAGGAGGAGATGCAGGAGCTAATCCGGAGGGAAACAGAAAAG CTGGATGCAAAAGACAACTAG
- the RIC8A gene encoding synembryn-A, producing MELKNVVETVESGEQDAILKVLQIYNQEKSQCFTFEDEEREERKKMAQLLIKFLERELQPSCQVTCLESIRILSRDKGCLDPFTTGEGLQTLARHAGIDYSEELIREVPDLDVILEALKCLCNIVFSSPRAQELTAEARLVVGLTERIKLYNEKNLPHEVKFFDLRLLFLLTALRVDIRQQLAQELRGISLMTDTLELTLGVKWLDPHEVATEGSPPLPLPRQETERAMEILKVLFNITFDSSKREVDEEDAALYRRLGALLRHCLMISADGEDRTEEFHSHTVNLLGNLPLMCLDVLLTPKVRPGSLEYMGVNMDAVSVLLDFLERRLDRGHKLKETLTPVLNLLTESARVHRQTRKFLKAKVLPPLRDVKNRPEVGNLLRNKLVRLMTHIDTDVKHCAAEFLFVLCKESVSRFVKYTGYGNAAGLLAARGLMAGGRAEGEYSEDEDTDTEEYKEAKPNINPVTGRVEEKLPNPMEGMTEEQKEYEAMKLVNMFDKLSRQQVIQPMGMTPGGNLTSLENAVHELAEERSSSDSDLGLD from the exons ATGGAGCTCAAGAATGTGGTAGAGACTGTGGAAAGCGGGGAACAAGATGCTATCCTCAAGGTGCTGCAGATCTACAACCAGGAG AAGTCTCAGTGTTTCACCTTTGAAGATGAAGAgcgggaggagaggaag AAAATGGCCCAGCTGCTGATCAAGTTCCTGGAGAGAGAGCTCCAGCCCTCCTGCCAAGTCACATGTTTGGAAAGCATCCGCATCCTGTCCCGGGACAAAGGCTGCCTTGACCCCTTTACCACCGGGGAAGGCCTGCAAACCTTGGCCAGACACGCTGGCATTGATTACTCAGAGGAGCTCATTCGGGAAGTCCCAGACCTAGATGTGATCCTGGAGGCCCTCAAATGCCTCTGCAACATCGTTTTCAGCAGTCCCCGGGCACAAGAGCTGACGGCTGAGGCCCGGCTCGTGGTGGGTCTTACGGAGCGCATCAAACTCTACAATGAGAAGAACCTCCCCCATGAGGTCAAGTTTTTTGACCTGCGTCTTCTGTTCCTGCTGACAGCACTGAGGGTGGACATCCGGCAGCAGCTggcccaggagctcaggggcatcAGCCTGATGACAGACACCCTGGAGCTGACGCTAGGGGTGAAATGGCTGGACCCCCATGAGGTAGCCACTGAGGggagccctcccctgcccctgccacgCCAGGAGACAGAGCGTGCCATGGAGATCCTTAAGGTGCTCTTCAACATCACATTTGACTCCAGCAAGAGGGAGGTGGATGAG GAAGATGCTGCTCTGTACCGACGCCTGGGCGCTCTCCTGCGTCACTGCCTGATGATTTCAGCTGATGGAGAGGACCGGACAGAAGAATTTCATAG CCACACAGTTAACCTCTTGGGCAACCTCCCTCTCATGTGTCTGGATGTCCTGTTGACCCCGAAGGTGCGGCCAGGCTCGCTTGAGTACATGGGCGTTAACATGGATGCAGTCAGTGTCCTGCTGGATTTCTTAGAGCGACGACTTGACAGG GGTCACAAACTGAAGGAGACCCTGACCCCTGTGCTGAACCTGCTGACAGAGAGTGCCCGTGTCCACCGCCAGACGAGGAAGTTCCTCAAAGCTAAG GTGCTGCCTCCGCTGCGGGACGTGAAGAATCGCCCTGAGGTGGGGAACTTGCTACGGAACAAGCTTGTGCGCCTGATGACTCACATTGACACCGACGTGAAGCACTGCGCAGCCGAGTTCCTCTTTGTGCTCTGCAAGGAGAGCG TGTCGCGATTTGTGAAGTACACGGGATATGGCAATGCAGCCGGGCTCCTGGCAGCACGAGGCCTCATGGCAGGAGGGCGGGCAGAGGGAGAGTATTCTGAGGATGAAGACACGGACACAGAGGAATACAAGGAAGCTAAGCCCAA CATTAACCCAGTGACAGGCCGTGTGGAGGAGAAGCTCCCCAACCCCATGGAAGGGATGACTGAGGAGCAGAAGGAGTATGAAGCCATGAAGCTGGTTAACATGTTTGACAAGCTGTCCAG ACAGCAAGTCATCCAGCCAATGGGGATGACTCCAGGGGGCAATCTCACCTCTCTGGAGAACGCTGTGCATGAGCTGGCGGAGGAGAGATCATCGTCTGACTCTGACTTGGGGTTGGACTGA